A part of Haliotis asinina isolate JCU_RB_2024 chromosome 10, JCU_Hal_asi_v2, whole genome shotgun sequence genomic DNA contains:
- the LOC137298508 gene encoding RING finger protein 32-like, which produces MDLKSHKTSKDRHTKSGSDSLALTAVALQDHWSRMLSIGVTRGPRSVGLGPAAKAKQKKDVRPVIDTGRFRQKAKKPTEAKEEVEYVLDSKPPPLTLAQKFGLVDAPDQPLSEAEWKQVKEKSNNRDDSHQPCVICKEDFGLQEQVLLSCTHVFHRACLQAFERFTGKKTCPMCRREQYQTRLIHEGAKLHRVTCAVRIQAAWRGYVVRCWYHKLRETHPPTDPKLRKKFFEEKLQTITDRMVRSCDFNIGDFLSEIDRSLKASRDVFRNFDAMFTQITEEEWDKIQLKAVERGHGDCPICLTSLKTKGLTAEIQEAKKITPKTKSLRKKENPLLKLQSYSLSKSKPGNIQNSLCMNSVDNLTSPRVPNLSQADPETNPEGDRSSRTTVLLSCSHVFHETCLDMLEHLAMGEIKKTCPVCRTAYQKKVIHLA; this is translated from the exons ATGGATTTGAAGTCACACAAAACGTCAAAGGATCGCCACACAAAG AGTGGTAGTGACAGTCTTGCACTGACTGCTGTAGCACTACAAGATCACTGGTCAAGAATGCTGTCAATAGGTGTAACCCGAGGGCCCCGCAGTGTAGGGCTAGGTCCAGCAGCGAAGGCCAAGCAGAAGAAAGATGTCAGGCCAGTAATTGACACTGGAAGAT TTCGTCAAAAAGCGAAGAAACCCACTGAAGCAAAAGAGGAAGTGGAATATGTCTTAGATTCCAAACCTCCTCCACTGACCTTGG CACAAAAGTTTGGTCTCGTTGATGCACCAGACCAGCCACTGTCAGAGGCTGAGTGGAAACAAGTCAAGGAGAAATCTAACAACCGAGATGACTCTCACCAGCCCTGTGTTATCTGTAAAGAGGACTTTGGACTTCAGGAGCAG GTTTTGCTTTCCTGCACCCATGTATTTCACCGA GCATGTCTACAAGCTTTTGAGAGGTTCACTGGTAAGAAGACCTGCCCCATGTGTCGGCGTGAGCAGTACCAGACTAGGCTCATACATGAAGGGGCCAAGCTTCACAGAGTCACCTGCGCAGTCAG GATTCAAGCGGCATGGCGAGGATATGTTGTTCGATGTTGGTATCATAAGCTGAGGGAGACACATCCACCAACTGATCCCAAACTCAGGAAAAAATTCTTCGAGGAGAAG CTGCAGACAATCACAGACCGAATGGTGCGATCATGTGACTTTAACATAGGAGACTTCCTGTCAGAGATTGACAGAAGTCTGAAAGCCAGTCGTGATGTTTTCCGCAACTTTGATGCAATGTTCACCCAGATCACAGAGGAGGAATGGGACAAGATACAGCTGAAG GCTGTCGAAAGGGGTCATGGTGACTGTCCTATCTGCCTGACATCACTCAAGACCAAAGGACTTACAGCTGAGATTCAAGAGGCCAAAAAAATAACACCAAAAACAAAATCTCTGAGAAAAAAAGAAAACCCATTACTGAAACTTCAAAGCTATTCcttgtcaaaatcaaaaccagGAAATATTCAAAACAGCTTGTGCATGAACAGTGTTGACAACCTGACTTCTCCTCGAGTGCCCAATCTTTCCCAGGCTGATCCTGAAACAAATCCTGAAGGTGACAGGAGCAGTCGAACCACAGTGTTGTTGTCCTGTTCCCACGTGTTCCATGAGACATGTCTGGACATGCTGGAGCACCTGGCGATGGGGGAGATCAAGAAGACATGTCCAGTGTGTCGTACAGCGTACCAGAAGAAAGTCATACATCTTGCATGA
- the LOC137298103 gene encoding cilia- and flagella-associated protein 410-like yields MALTEKYTGKLTEALALARTRATDLESVCKLNCWGSSIKDVSIVRQMPSLEVCSLSVNEVETLKDFAHCPNLQELYIRKNNVKSLTDIKYLKKLPKLRVLWLSENPCATGDNYRMTVLKTLPNLQKLDNKAVTEEEVNQALDEGEDLHTLPLTPPATQPIKSLLSDQPVQQSASRPSETVDKDSMLENGDACGDAAHVDEVAAAETASQQTESGDYNDTDKPVDQVTTTRLDLQDTDSPRDSVNSAASQKVAQCGESSRDKAKEEAVTLSWEETNRIREQLGLKPLPKAKIITPRSSSTSLTKSRNANILQSVLLLVRELDRDSLEVVHSAVKTRMEAL; encoded by the exons GGGCTCTAGCATCAAAGATGTCAGTATTGTCCGCCAGATGCCAAGTCTGGAAGTCTGCAGCTTGAG TGTCAATGAAGTCGAGACATTGAAAGATTTTGCACATTGTCCAAACCTTCAAGAATTGTAcattagaaaaaataatgtaaaaagTCTAACAGATATCAAATATTTAAAGAAGTTACCCAAACTGCGTGTGTTATGGTTGTCTGAGAATCCATGTGCAACAGGAGACAACTATCGCATGACTGTCTTGAAAACTCTGCCAAACTTACAGAAACTTGATAACAAAG CTGTGACAGAAGAGGAAGTCAACCAGGCACTAGATGAAGGAGAGGACCTTCACACCTTACCTTTGACCCCTCCTGCAACtcaaccaatcaaatcactTCTATCGGATCAACCTGTGCAGCAATCTGCATCAAGACCAAGCGAAACTGTTGATAAGGACTCAATGCTGGAGAATGGTGATGCATGTGGAGATGCAGCACATGTCGATGAGGTTGCTGCTGCAGAGACAGCCTCACAACAGACAGAGTCTGGTGATTATAATGATACAGACAAGCCTGTTGACCAAGTGACTACGACAAGGCTGGACCTTCAGGACACAGATTCACCCCGAGACAGTGTCAACTCTGCAGCATCACAAAAGGTTGCTCAGTGTGGGGAATCATCAAGAGACAAGGCCAAGGAGGAAGCAGTCACACTCAGCTGGGAAGAAACTAA TCGAATTCGGGAGCAACTAGGCCTGAAGCCATTACCAAAAGCTAAGATAATCACACCAAGATCATCCTCTACAAGTCTCACCAAATCCAGG AATGCTAACATCCTGCAGTCTGTCCTGTTACTGGTCCGGGAACTTGACAGGGACAGCCTTGAGGTCGTACACTCTGCAGTCAAAACACGAATGGAGGCATTATAA
- the LOC137299173 gene encoding methylsterol monooxygenase 1-like, with protein MLNETLGSEYFDYLPNNPLRDPFRTAWVHMTDNYTKFQIATWGSLLVHEVVYFGLCLPAFIFQFIPFMNRYKIQSDKPETFDKQWTCLKLILFSHFCIQLPMMSGTYFFTEYFNIPYDWDSMPPWWNLALRCFGCAVIEDTWHFFLHWALHDRRVYKYIHKVHHYFQTPFGMTAEYAHPLETIILGFGFFIGILTFTNHMVFMWAWVTVRLMETIDVHSGYYFPYLNPFHLFPFYAGAKFHDFHHKNFIGNYGSTFTWWDKIFGTDSQYKEYCAKQEGKKKLQ; from the exons atgttaaacGAGACTTTGGGAAGTGAATATTTTGATTACTTGCCGAACAATCCTCTCCGCGACCCATTCAGAACGGCATGGGTGCACATGACTGACAACTACACAAAGTTTCAAATCGCGACATGGGGATCTCTGCTTGTCCACGAG GTGGTGTACTTTGGCTTGTGTCTACCTGCATTTATCTTCCAGTTTATTCCCTTCATGAACAGATACAAGATCCAGTCA GACAAACCAGAGACATTTGACAAGCAGTGGACATGTCTAAAGCTTATTTTGTTCAGTCATTTTTGTATACAG CTTCCCATGATGAGTGGCACATACTTCTTCACGGAGTACTTCAACATTCCATATGACTGGGACAGCATGCCTCCATG GTGGAATCTGGCGCTGCGTTGTTTCGGCTGTGCTGTCATAGAGGACACTTGGCATTTCTTCCTTCACTGGGCTCTCCATGACAGAAGGGTTTACAAGTACATCCACAAAGTCCACCATTACTTCCAG ACTCCATTTGGAATGACTGCTGAATATGCACACCCACTGGAGACAATCA TTCTTGGATTTGGGTTCTTCATTGGCATCTTGACCTTCACCAACCATATGGTGTTTATGTGGGCATGGGTGACAGTCAGACTGATGGAGACCATCGACGTCCATAGCGGCTACTACTTTCCCTACCTCAaccctttccatctcttccccttCTACGCAG GTGCCAAGTTTCACGACTTCCACCATAAGAACTTCATTGGCAACTATGGCTCAACGTTTACATGGTGGGACAAGATATTTGGCACCGACTCACAGTACAAGGAATACTGTGCCAAGCAGGAGGGCAAGAAGAAGTTGCagtag
- the LOC137297931 gene encoding translin-like: protein MTQDATSQIFSSFQDYINEEQEIREDIRSQVKDIEQTAREIQTLLQSVHQQDGIKSIPAVCEKARERFGSVREQFSKLSKKVPQDQYYRFHDHWRFVSQRLTGLSAYVVYLEKEALISREDSAAMLGVKMQRGDGFHIDLDDYLMGLLQLASELSRLAVNSVTAGDYGRPVRIARFVGELDSGFRLLNLKNDSLRKRFDALKYDLKKSEEVVYDLTIRGLVPQEQKSTDKPTE, encoded by the exons ATGACACAAGATGCAACTTCACagatattttcttcatttcaaGATTACATAAACGAAGAGCAAGAAATTCGCGAG GACATCAGATCTCAAGTAAAGGATATTGAACAAACAGCCAGAGAAATTCAGACCTTATTACAGTCTGTCCATCAACAAGATGGTATCAAAAGCA TCCCAGCAGTATGTGAAAAAGCAAGGGAGCGATTTGGAAGTGTTCGAGAACAGTTCAGTAAGCTGTCCAAGAAGGTGCCTCAAGATCAGTATTATCG ATTTCATGACCATTGGAGATTTGTGAGTCAGAGGCTGACTGGTCTCTCAGCATATGTTGTCTATCTGGAGAAGGAAGCTCTGATATCCAGGGAGGACTCTGCAGCCATGCTGGGAG TTAAAATGCAGCGAGGTGATGGTTTCCATATAGACCTTGACGACTACCTCATGGGCTTGCTACAGCTGGCCAGTGAACTG TCTCGACTAGCAGTGAACTCGGTGACTGCAGGAGATTATGGGAGGCCTGTCAGAATTGCCCGATTTGTGGGAGAACTCGATTCAGGATTCAGACTTTTGAACTTGAAAAATGATAGTTTGCGTAAAAGATTTGATGCCCTGAAATATGATTTGAAGAAATCTGAAGAAGTAGTGTATGACTTGACAATTCGAGGACTTGTGCCTCAGGAACAGAAATCAACCGACAAGCCAACAGAATAA